The sequence below is a genomic window from Chaetodon trifascialis isolate fChaTrf1 chromosome 18, fChaTrf1.hap1, whole genome shotgun sequence.
GACAGCTTttactttgttcttttttctcctcaggcCAGTTTTTTGCCACCAGAATCAATATTAGCAGCGCTTCTGTTAGCGTCGACCTCCTGAAAGGATTGGTACGTACGGCCCAGTACGACTgagctgcacttcctgttgtaTAAATGCTATGTACTGACCTTCTAACCTTATTTGACAGCTCTCAGGAGTTAGTGTAGCCCACATGTGTGACACCATGTCAGGGTAAGTCTCTCCACGTTGAATCACTTACAGTTCATGCATGTCGGCCATGTTAAAGTTTATTATCACCCTACTTGTTCGATTGCACTGTGTTTTAACTGCTTGTCTCTGTTTATGTTGCAATGGGATTGAAAGAAGATGATCAGTGTTGGAAGTTACCGAACAGTTTAGACGCTGAACATGGAACATTTTTGGTGATGATTGATGCATGTGGACGATTTGTTGTTTCCAGGTCAATATGCCAAGATTCAGAGATATTAAAGCTCTATCAGGTACTGCAGAAAACAGTGTGGTGCAAACCCCCAGACTCATAAAATCACATTGATCTACTCTAGAGCTGTTAACCACGCTTCACAAATCGCTTTCTCTACCCAGGGTGCTCACCTGGAATGCCATGGGACACAACAGAGGTACATGCTCTCCATGTTGTCTATTATGTGCgtataaaaaacacaaagcatgaTGCAAACAGATTTAATGACTTCACTGGTCTCCAGGTTGTACAGCTGTATGGTGATCCTGGAGATGTCCGGTCCTGTCGACAGCTGCTCCCTGAACAAACTCCTGCATCGACTCATGGACAGCAGCCCTGGCATAACAAGCGAAAGGCCGCTCACACGCATGGGTTAGCCTGCTGGTTTCAGTTTCTTCCTGTTATGAAACATACACAAATAGCTATTGTGTAACCGTATTACTCTGTGTCCACAGCGGTTTGTGGTCCTCCTGGTTTGCCTGTTCGCACTCTGTTGACGTCCAACCTGACCTGGGTTGCCAGTGACCTGCTGACCTCCGACCTGTGCCAAGCCGACCCCTCTCTGCTGAAATGGTGAACGCATAAAACGTTTGTGTGGCGGTGACAttgtgaagttttttttgtgtttaggGAGGATGCTGGAGCCTCTTTCTGTTTGCCAGAGAACaatctgcatttgttttggtGGAAAAGGGCACAACAGAAAGCAAGAATGTCTCTGATGATGTTTGTAGTCCTTCTGGGAAATTCAGGAACCCACATGCTGAGTTTCTAGATGAGTCAGGCTGGAGGAAAATGTAAATTACAGAACAAAGTAGCTGTTAGTATGCATGGAACAACAGATGGATGCTCTCTCACACTGGAAGCAGCAAAtcttaagtgttttttttctgctggacTCACAACAAATCAGCTGAACACAACTACTTGCTTGTTAAATTCGAGATCCGTCCTGACTGAACGCAGACACGCTGACTGGCTGCACATCAGCAGGGCACAGGATAACCAAGTTTACCCTCTATCCTAAAATGACTTGAGAAAAATGCCCTTTTCATTCTAAGATGTAAATTATAGAGTGCGTTATCATTGAATTAACCAAAGAATTAGTTAATTTACCATGTTGGAGCAGAAAGAAATGATGTCACTTAATAGGATTTATatgatattttgtgttttcctctgttttagtGAGGCAAATGAGATGCTTGCTGTActtctgactgacagctgcccGCCCACAACCCAGCCGTCCACTGTGGCCAGCAGCAGCGTCACTACAGCTCCTGGAGCCTCGATGTCATCTGTGACCAACACTGCTGCACAAACTCCCACCACGGCTGAAACAACTGCAGCACATAagcacctgaacgcatcacaAGGGACAGCTCAGCCGAACGCAACGACCCCGCTCACGGCGACTAGCAGTGCCCAGTCCTCAACAGCGCCACCTGTCCTCCACACCAGCTCACAACACGTGACTCCCTCTGGCAGCACGACAGCACAGAGCACAGCTTTGTCTAATAACACAACATCGCTGATGCCGACTGAAAGTACAAAACTGCCAAACGCAagcacagcacaacaaaacacaacagggtTCCCGACATCCTCAGCCAGCTCAACGTTACAAATCTCAACCACGCTGACTCCAAATCACACAACGAGGTACAACGTAACCACAGCAGACACGTTCACACCTTCTCCAAATGACACAACACTTTACAGTGTAACTACAGCCGACGACAGGAACCTACACAACAGTACGATGACAACAACCAACACAACGGTTAGCACATTCACACCAACACCAACGAATCGCACCGCAGTAATCGATACAACCACAGATTACACGACAGAGTACAATGTAACCACAGCGGACAGCAGGAGTCTACACAATGGTACAACTATGACAAGTAACGCAACAATGAGTACATTTACACCTTCTTCCAATTACACAACGATGTACAATCTAACTACAGTCTCTAACAGCTCCACCACAGCAGAGAGCATGATCACTACGACTGTATCTCCAACAACAGCCGCAGATAACGTGACCGCTTCACCCATCagggaaacacagcagagcacgACCGCTCCTTCTCAAAGCACCACAAAATCTGCCAGACAAACTCTTAATGCAATGACGTCCACAACAGATTCAGCTGTAACCACCaactccaccacctccaccgccGGGGTCAGTCCCATTATTGACCTCAATCAAACTGCGGGAATCAACCTGAGCTCGACCGCAAGCAGTTCAACTGCTGCCGCCGACCCAACGACCGAAGGACCAGGAGTCAGTTTAACAGCAGCTGCAACTTCGCCCACGCTTGGTCCACTTCCGGTCCAGATTAGCACCACCACTGCAGAGGTTTCCCCAACGTCTCCTACAACCCCCACCTTCACCAGCACAACCACAACAAAACCTGGTATGTATAGCTGAGTTTTCAACATTTACTGTGTGGTTGACGCCATAAATAAAGATTTTCAGTACGGTGGATGAAATTGGCTGGGATAGCTTTcctaaatatatatttattactGGTGTAGCACCTTAACCTGTATGGATATAAAGGCTTCCTGTGTAGCAGCTCAAACTGAAGGTCCAACAGGAGGACCTCCTGATAAAAGCCTCAACTAGCAGACTTTATCCTTCGCTATATTGATGGATTTTACCTATATAATGAACACCATACATGAACAATTGATTCAAGGAAATGGAACTACCCCCACAACCACCGCAGAGACGACGAAAAGCCAGGAGGCGCAGGAGGAACTGGCAAACGAGCTGCTGGATCAAATACAGGACGCCTCTCAGCTCAACTCCTCTCAGGTgaagtatgataagaaatgtTAACATAAAACAATTACGTGTTCGGGATACATGAGCTAGCATTAAGACTCATGCCAGACTGACTGGTGTCATCTTGGAGGTGATCTTTCTGATGTGTTGGGTGttgcaggtggagcaggtggcGCAGCAGTTAGAGAAGCTTCTGGACGGCCCCACGGTGTCTCAGGCGGTGGGACAAAAGGCCGTCAGCATAATCAGCAACCTGATGGAGGGCGACTCACAGGCCCTCTCTGCGTCTGCTAACAGGTACGACTCacacagctctcacacacagagacacactttCACAAACGTCTGACGcgtttttgtcttctttcagGCTCATCCGGGTGGTGGACGATCTGGGTCTGAAGCTGGTCGTAGCTGGCGACAGAGAGGTCATCTCTTCTAATTCGCTGGTTCTGGCAGTGAGGACGGTCGATGGGACGAACTTTCCAGCAACATCCGTTGACATTTTCAACACTGATAACGTCCAGGTAGCCCTGATTTGAATTTGGCATTTCTTCAGACACAATGGGCCTCATGCAGGATCAcatcttttttggaattgggttgtatgaacaaaataaaacgtgGACCAGACCTTTTGCAGGCGTCATGTACAGACAGTCGGCCTTTCCGAACAGAGTAAAACACACTCGTTTGACTTGAATCTGAATGAATTTGGAGTTTAAATATTACACGATTCGATTTTCTTGGCATATTTTGGCAGAGTGACGAATGCAGTTCTCCACGCTCAGGGTCTGTATGTAGATCTCTGTGCTGCACCGACAGCGTAACATCACCCGCTGTAGGCTTTAACATTATCCCGTCTAACATCTGTGTGACATGACCGCCTCTCATATTACTCTTCGCTTTAGGGAGATGCTTTTTTGCATCAAACTTCATGTTAAATCATTCgctctttatttctgtcacagtgCAGCGCCGCTCTGATGGCACGTTGTTGACAGCTTATTCATATAATAATTGTTTTGGGTCCTCTGTTGCTGCTACACTGACAACTGCTAaatttgtttcctctgttccagcagcaggtgagaaATCATCATCTTTTTACTATTTGGTGACTTTTCTGGGAATGAAACTCTCCCACCATCAGAGCCCTTAAAAGGACCTCAATATTAGATTATGCTATTGAGCAACTCAGACCCACTCAGGCTGAAACAAATGATTTAATACAAGTTTGAGCATTTACGAGTTTGCTGAATCGGACTTGAAACACACAAGAGCGGTTCTTGTGTCTTCAAATCCACAAACTGTGACATAACACgacaaaaatgagctgaaagcagGAAGTGCAAGTTTCATTAACTGCTGACGTTCGTGTGTACAGCTCCGTGCCCTCAGCGGGTCCCGGTTCAAGAGGTCAGGGTCTGCTCTGGGGTCTGTATTCctgccctcctccctcaccACGGGTCTCagtcctgagcagcagcagcaggccagcaggGTCCAGTTCACCTTCTACACCAAGTCCGCCCTCTTCCAGGTTATCAGtttattcactgtttttctctcttaaGCTAACTATTGCTACATCAGAACTGAACATCCCCTCCCTTCAAAATGATTCTCCTTTCTTCACAGGATGCAACGTTAGATAACCAAACCCTGGTCAGTCCAGTCCTGGCTTCCAGTGTGGCCAATCTGTCAATAAGCAACCTGTCTGAGAACATTCAGTTCACCATCCGGAACATCAACCGCATGAATGTGAGCGTGCACACGTAAAAAACTCCACGTTTATGTCATGAATCCATCCAGAGAAATcagttttctccttctctttgctTCATGGTTCGCAGGCAAGCAACGCCTCATGTGCATTCTGGGACTTCACGCTCAATGGTGAGTGCACGTATGCCAAATCAGGCTGGTTAAGGTCCAAACTGCTGCAGGGTTTAATATTCCTCTTTGCTGTGTTAAGGTGGTGGAGGGGGCTGGAGCTCTGCGGGCTGCTTTCTTGTCAACGCCACGCCGGAAGagacaagctgcagctgcaacCACCTCACGTCCTTTGCAATACTGCTGGTCTGTGTCTGTCGGTTAGACTGACAATAATATTATCAATGAAGTGCTTCAAACAGTTAACAACATGTGCATGAGGAATTAAGTGAACACCCTTTCCTAAATCCAGGATCTGTCCAGAGAGGGATTAGCTGACCGTCAGCAGGCGCAGATTCTTACTTTCATCACCTACATCGGCTGTGGAATCTCTGCGATATTCCTCGCCGTCACCTTACTGACATATCTTTCATTTGAGTAAGAATctgtctttaaaaacacagttgtaCTTAAATCTGAGCTTTAATTAATCCTCATCATCGGGCTGATGAATAATTCTcctgacagaaagctgctgcgGGATATTCCTGCCAAGATCCTGGTTCAGCTGTGcatgtccctcctcctcctcaacctgGTCTTCCTGCTGGACGGCTGGCTGGCGCTCTACCCGGCCATCGGGCTGTGCATTAGCACCGCCTTCTTCCTGCACTACTTCCTGCTGACGTCATTCACCTGGGCGGGGCTTGAGGCCCTGCACATGTACCTGAGCGTCATCCAGGTGTTCACGCCCTACCTCAGCAGGTACATGCTGAAGTTCTCGCTCATGGGCTGGGGTGAGTAATAGATGATTGCGCCGtttcttttaaaataatttcGTTGGATAAACTGAGACGGGTCTGCTCGTTAACATCCTGGTCTTTGCAGGAATTCCTCTTATCGTGGTGATTGTTGTAATATCAGTGGACAAAGACAACTACGGCCTGGTCACATATGGAAAATACACCGACGGCTCTTCAGATGACTTGTAAGCTAATGCCTAAATCTTAAAAAC
It includes:
- the LOC139346592 gene encoding adhesion G-protein coupled receptor G2-like is translated as MSPCVSRRMCGLFFEGQWRWTHRFPLIIWLLLLAAAPPNAFGFFMGDTKAVLNGCEDHWTLQDGAAVPLLFQMTVCVNVRVVVPGAWVAFSYSSVHAPGPELGLEGDDEALYGWLLRVRHRFPLRLSPTDWHRVCLRRDVQRNTFSLEVDGEMVAERTVIAQAIPPSGSLWLGCRPRDRPLGAELGQVELYLFRMWEDLSDHGLCEDGTVIGWKTQYWGLTSSNARQRDASLLCASKTGVGRFFTTPPVPSATSSPVIVTPVTHVSNQTTQVTGSSLVNCDISQLCSNENAYFWMSISVEAEGGSKTEQDVHNLVSTAFGCHDEAARGVTGFIDFCQDDRQLQVVQVSCKAKRNIRKTTCDVLLQLSHAVSPCELQRAGVSALQQAGGQQIQARITGEVERVGRDLCEDVEPSSGGFVRCTSTSSLEDICQANKQSKLTCSLIEPHSNPAPQPMAESCSREVRRFCDCTAFCNSTSQFFATRINISSASVSVDLLKGLGAHLECHGTQQRLYSCMVILEMSGPVDSCSLNKLLHRLMDSSPGITSERPLTRMAVCGPPGLPVRTLLTSNLTWVASDLLTSDLCQADPSLLKCEANEMLAVLLTDSCPPTTQPSTVASSSVTTAPGASMSSVTNTAAQTPTTAETTAAHKHLNASQGTAQPNATTPLTATSSAQSSTAPPVLHTSSQHVTPSGSTTAQSTALSNNTTSLMPTESTKLPNASTAQQNTTGFPTSSASSTLQISTTLTPNHTTRYNVTTADTFTPSPNDTTLYSVTTADDRNLHNSTMTTTNTTVSTFTPTPTNRTAVIDTTTDYTTEYNVTTADSRSLHNGTTMTSNATMSTFTPSSNYTTMYNLTTVSNSSTTAESMITTTVSPTTAADNVTASPIRETQQSTTAPSQSTTKSARQTLNAMTSTTDSAVTTNSTTSTAGVSPIIDLNQTAGINLSSTASSSTAAADPTTEGPGVSLTAAATSPTLGPLPVQISTTTAEVSPTSPTTPTFTSTTTTKPGNGTTPTTTAETTKSQEAQEELANELLDQIQDASQLNSSQVEQVAQQLEKLLDGPTVSQAVGQKAVSIISNLMEGDSQALSASANRLIRVVDDLGLKLVVAGDREVISSNSLVLAVRTVDGTNFPATSVDIFNTDNVQLRALSGSRFKRSGSALGSVFLPSSLTTGLSPEQQQQASRVQFTFYTKSALFQDATLDNQTLVSPVLASSVANLSISNLSENIQFTIRNINRMNASNASCAFWDFTLNGGGGGWSSAGCFLVNATPEETSCSCNHLTSFAILLDLSREGLADRQQAQILTFITYIGCGISAIFLAVTLLTYLSFEKLLRDIPAKILVQLCMSLLLLNLVFLLDGWLALYPAIGLCISTAFFLHYFLLTSFTWAGLEALHMYLSVIQVFTPYLSRYMLKFSLMGWGIPLIVVIVVISVDKDNYGLVTYGKYTDGSSDDFCWLRNDIAFYVGVVAYFLLIFALCLLVFIMVMVQLARIKKQNPQNQSPNRGVLTDLRSIAGLIILLGLTWGFALFAWGPLYLPFVYLFSIFNTLQGFLVFVFHCAVKENVRRQWRTYLCCGRLRLAENSEWSRTATHNNRNTSVATATTSARHFTSRSSSVISDGTNSSGSVFADSGISDASSSDVVLNEIHRRNLML